The Clostridium cylindrosporum DSM 605 genomic interval CACTTGTAAAAAATATACCAATAATTATAACTTCAACAATTCCAGGTCAAGAAGAAAAAAATGCAGATTACTTAGTTAATAATGGTGTAGCGGCAAGAGTTAAGGAATCTGGGGATCTCACTCACCTTATGTACCAACTTTCTCAAAGTAAACTTAGACTCTCACACATGAGGGATATGGCAAAGGAAAAATCAAAGCCTAACTCTACTAAAGATATAGCAAATCTTATAGTGAGTTTTGCTAACAAATACATAGAAAAATAACAAACTAATTCTCTGTGTAACTTTGTGTCTTTAAAATATAGGGCACAAAGTTACATAATAAAATTATTTAAATATATCTTGCAATACTTCTAATGACTTTAATTTAAACTTAGTCTTATCCTTAGCCTTATTTTGAGTTATAGATTTCAATTCATCATCGGTTAAAACCTTCTTTAATTCTTTTTCCATTTCTTCATCAGCAACAGCATTTTTAACATCTACAAAACATAGAGGAGGAAACATTACGCACCACCAATTTTTCCCTTCACCTTCTCCAAGAATAATTCTAAAAGCATCATATTCTCCACTTGGAAAAACTATATCTCCATAACTTTTAACAGGGAAATCAAATCTTCCAATTTCAGCTCTTGCTGTATAGGTTTGTCCATTTTGTTTCAAAACTTTATTAGCTAGGTTTATTATATTCGCCTTATTGTTTTCAAGTATCTCTTTTGATTCATCTATAGATTTACTATTTTTAAGTAAAGGCTGAACATATTTAATAACATTATCTTTAACCTTTATTTTAACACCTTGATCTAAATTACTGTCGCTATTAGCTAATACATGAAACCTTACAACCTTATCGTTTAAAGAGTTGGATCTATTATATATAAATGCCCCTAGCGAACCTATAGTTATAGATGTCATTAGTGCTATTATTACCTTTATTTTATTTTTCTTAATTTTATCTAAAAGTTTCATGTTTCTTCCCCCTTACAACTTCTTATTTTAATCTTGTCCACCTTTTTCTTCTTTATACATTTATAAAAAAATTTTTATAAACCTCTACATAAAAAAGAGTTTTGCTTACGCAAAACTCTTTTTATAATAAAATTACTTAACATCTGAATACATTAATAGTCTTACTTCAATATCGAAGTTTATCTCTGCCTTTTGAAATGCTTTATCCCAATTTTTATACTTTTTATATTCACTCGGGTGGAATTTCTTAGTATAGTTATCAAATCCTAAATAATCTTTACCAAGTATATCTTGAAAATAGTGAATTGTCTCTTCTAGTTGACCCTTCATTAAATTGTGAACTTCTTCTTCCATCTTTTTCCTAGTTTTATCATTAAAAACATCTTGACCAAATTTATTACTTTCTAAATTTCCTTCAAATACATATCTTATGTGATACTTAGGCACTTTGCCACCTTTAACATAGGAGATTTTTCTATCTATTCCTGTAAGCTTAAAAACGAAAAGATCCTTATTTATCCTTATATATTCCCTTAGATTAACATTCTGAGCTTGAAAAATCTTATATCCCCTTATTTCTCTTGGATCTGCTATTTTATCAATTTTATACTTATCAACAAAGGCAATTTTACTAAGGTTAACTTTTCTATTTTCCATACCTGCAACAGGTAGTATAGTTCTACCATTATAACTCCTAAGGTCATTAAATACTCTACCTATATTCATAGATATTACAAAGGATAACCTATTTTCTTGATTCATAGTTCCTGATACAAAAGTTGAATAAAGGTTTTCCGTTGGTGGTTTTAATCCTTGTAAGGTTAAATTAGTATTTTCAGCAGCAACTATTCTTATTTCTCTATCTATAGTCTTATCTCTTTCAAAGTAATCAAGCACCTCTTTTAAAAGATCTGGATCCTCCATAAGCTCTCTACCTAAAATTATAAGCTTAGTATGACCAAAGAAAGGTTCCCTTGAAAGCTCTGAAGATAACTTCTCCCATGCATGGGACATAGAAACAGCGGCAACTGAGTGTGTATAACTTTTAATTGCACTTTCTGCCTCAGATGCATTTGCAATACCAAAGGTAATAAATAACTGATTTATGTCTCTTTTATAAAACTGACTGGCTATAAATCTACTTTCTTTTCTTACGAAGTTCTTTTCTATCATAATAGTATTAACAAATGCCCTGTCATTTATTTCTATCTTATCCCAACAAGAAGTTAAAAAAAGTGGAAGGGTTAAAATTATTATTAGCAGTATAGCTTTTAATCGATTTAATTTAATACTTTTCACCTACACCCACCTCTTTTCTTATTTCTAATCTTATACACTATATAAAATAATATTGGGAATACGTACATAGAATATAGTCCAAGGGTCAAATTATTAATCTCTGAAACACTCATAATATCTAATGTAGCTGGAGCACTTCTTTGACCAACATAAATCAATGGTATTAATAATGTAGCTACATGCTTAGTATGTTTGAAATTAAATATATCGGATATTATAACAGCCATAGCATGAATCCAAATAACAACAGTAGAAAATACAACTACTACCCAAGCGCTCATCATAATTCCTTCAAGTCTTTCTATGAAAGTCCCTGGTATATATGCTGTTTTTATCAAGCTTAGCGTTGGATATATAAGAAATTTTGTTTCTCCTATACCAAGTTTAGAAATACAAAGAATAGTAGTTACTAAATAACTTAATGATACAATGCCAACTGCTATTAATGCTGATTTAGATGCACTCTTAAAATCCTTTTTCTTAAAATAGGGATATATAACTAGTAAAATAATTACCCCAAGTAACTGAAATATGGTAGACATACTTCCGCTTATATAATCTTTAGGACTCCTCTGGAAAATGGGAAGCATATTTGTAATGTCTACTCTCTCTAATGATAATAAATAAAGCACTAAAACAGCCAAAAATATAAAAGGAAGAGTGAATTGAAAGAATCTAACCATATGCTTTAATTCTCCCCTTGTTATAATTAAAACAAGTAGAAGAAATGGTATTACAACTGCTGACTTTGGTGTAGTTTCAAGCAAAAATATTTTAATTGAGTTAGCAAAAATACTAACTTCAGCAAAAGTAGCAGTATATAAACAAATCAATATAGGAATTACAAGGATTATACCTACTACTTTACCAAACACATTTTTACTTGCACCAACTAATCCTTCACTATCGTATAGGCTTCCTACTTTACATATTAATAGTATAGAAATTACAGCTAAAATCCCTCCACCAATAACAGATATCCAGCCTTCATTTCCTGCAGCTTCAGTTACTGAAGAAGGAAGACTAAACATACCTACTCCTAGCATAGCAGTTACTACAATAACACCTAGTTGGTATCCAGTAAATTCTACATCACTTTTGATCACTACTACCACCTGCCTGTCTTATTTTATTATCATTATTTACATATTGAGGTCTTTCCTTCATTTGTTGCCATGGTACTCTTATAAACATACTGTCCTTTAAATCCTTTAGATTCATAGGAGCTAAAGGTTCAAAGTATGGAACCCCATAACTATCAATCATAACTAGATGAATGATCAGAGCAATAATTCCTAGTACAACACCATATAGGCCAAGAACAGCAGATAAAAAAATAATGCCTATTCTAACAGTTTTAAATGCTGTTTCTATTTCGTAGTTAGGTGTTGAATACTGTGCAAGAGCTGTTACAGCAATTACAATAATAGCAATAGGACTTGCAATCCCCGCTGTAACCGCCGCCTGCCCTATAACAAGACCACCAACTACACCTATTGTAGAACCTATAGGCCTTGGAAGCCTTACTCCTGCTTCACGTAAAATGTCAAGTGTGACTTCCATTATTAGCATCTCTATAAATGCAGGGAAGGGCACTCCCTCTCGAGATGCAGCGATGGATAATGCAAGTTTTGCTGGAATAGCCTCTGGATTAAATGAAGCTAATGCAATATACAGAGGAGGTGCTAAAACAGCAATAATAATAGATATTAATCTTAAAAGTCTTACAGCGGTAGCAACAAAGGGTCTAACATAGTAATCCTCAGCGGATTGAAAAAATGCTGTCATTGTCACTGGAAGGATAAGTACAGTAGGGGAATTATCAACCATAAGAACTATTCTACCTTCAAATATCGCAGCTGCAGAAACGTCTGGTCTTTCTGTTGCTTGTATTTGAGGAAAAGGTGTATAT includes:
- the spoIIR gene encoding stage II sporulation protein R, giving the protein MKLLDKIKKNKIKVIIALMTSITIGSLGAFIYNRSNSLNDKVVRFHVLANSDSNLDQGVKIKVKDNVIKYVQPLLKNSKSIDESKEILENNKANIINLANKVLKQNGQTYTARAEIGRFDFPVKSYGDIVFPSGEYDAFRIILGEGEGKNWWCVMFPPLCFVDVKNAVADEEMEKELKKVLTDDELKSITQNKAKDKTKFKLKSLEVLQDIFK
- a CDS encoding spore germination protein, which codes for MNFFNFRKPKEMRYEYAPDTKTEVQKSVDETVAIFRDTFKDTNDVIFREFTTGDNQKVKGFLCQIDGISDKMLIDHFVMEPLTILSRRNDLTTEDLKVGIYEAIEKSTIAVTDIKEVDYIEEAMLSILSGETVLFLEGYDKAMIIASRSWPARGPSEPVSETVIRGPRDGFVESLRSNTALVRRRIRDPRLKVKQSQLGTRSKTDIALMYIEGLVDKGILEKVERKLKAINIDSILDSGYVQQFLEERKYTPFPQIQATERPDVSAAAIFEGRIVLMVDNSPTVLILPVTMTAFFQSAEDYYVRPFVATAVRLLRLISIIIAVLAPPLYIALASFNPEAIPAKLALSIAASREGVPFPAFIEMLIMEVTLDILREAGVRLPRPIGSTIGVVGGLVIGQAAVTAGIASPIAIIVIAVTALAQYSTPNYEIETAFKTVRIGIIFLSAVLGLYGVVLGIIALIIHLVMIDSYGVPYFEPLAPMNLKDLKDSMFIRVPWQQMKERPQYVNNDNKIRQAGGSSDQK
- a CDS encoding Ger(x)C family spore germination protein; this translates as MKSIKLNRLKAILLIIILTLPLFLTSCWDKIEINDRAFVNTIMIEKNFVRKESRFIASQFYKRDINQLFITFGIANASEAESAIKSYTHSVAAVSMSHAWEKLSSELSREPFFGHTKLIILGRELMEDPDLLKEVLDYFERDKTIDREIRIVAAENTNLTLQGLKPPTENLYSTFVSGTMNQENRLSFVISMNIGRVFNDLRSYNGRTILPVAGMENRKVNLSKIAFVDKYKIDKIADPREIRGYKIFQAQNVNLREYIRINKDLFVFKLTGIDRKISYVKGGKVPKYHIRYVFEGNLESNKFGQDVFNDKTRKKMEEEVHNLMKGQLEETIHYFQDILGKDYLGFDNYTKKFHPSEYKKYKNWDKAFQKAEINFDIEVRLLMYSDVK
- a CDS encoding GerAB/ArcD/ProY family transporter; the protein is MIKSDVEFTGYQLGVIVVTAMLGVGMFSLPSSVTEAAGNEGWISVIGGGILAVISILLICKVGSLYDSEGLVGASKNVFGKVVGIILVIPILICLYTATFAEVSIFANSIKIFLLETTPKSAVVIPFLLLVLIITRGELKHMVRFFQFTLPFIFLAVLVLYLLSLERVDITNMLPIFQRSPKDYISGSMSTIFQLLGVIILLVIYPYFKKKDFKSASKSALIAVGIVSLSYLVTTILCISKLGIGETKFLIYPTLSLIKTAYIPGTFIERLEGIMMSAWVVVVFSTVVIWIHAMAVIISDIFNFKHTKHVATLLIPLIYVGQRSAPATLDIMSVSEINNLTLGLYSMYVFPILFYIVYKIRNKKRGGCR